The segment GGCGCTGCACACCTCATGGGAGTACGCCTCGAGCATCACGCGGGGTCCGCAGTTCGGCGCACCACCGGGGTGCGGCGGAGCGGGGCGGCCGGAGAAGCGGCTCACCGCCAGATCCAGCGCTCCCCAGAACAGGTGGACCGGGCTGGCCTTGCCCAGGAAACGTCCTCGGAACATCGTGAAAACACGGTCGGCCTCGATCAGGGTGAGCCAGAAACGGCGGACCTCCCCGGCGTTATAGCTGGCATGCGTCCGGTCTTCGGCGAAGGGAACCGCACCGGCGATCTCCACTGGAACGGGCCAGAATTCCGTGGCCAGTCCCAGTTCGTCCAAGCAGCGCAGCAGGCTGGTATAGAAATCCGCAACGGAGAGAGCGATCAGCCCGAATGACCGC is part of the Arthrobacter methylotrophus genome and harbors:
- a CDS encoding DUF5996 family protein gives rise to the protein MTTSGTVRSFGLIALSVADFYTSLLRCLDELGLATEFWPVPVEIAGAVPFAEDRTHASYNAGEVRRFWLTLIEADRVFTMFRGRFLGKASPVHLFWGALDLAVSRFSGRPAPPHPGGAPNCGPRVMLEAYSHEVCSAGYWPGGDPEGIFYSYVYPEPEGYREFPIRPAGAYFSAELGEFVLPYPLVRTAADPDSVLLEFLQSTYEAAASCAHWNRRALERLN